The Acropora palmata chromosome 3, jaAcrPala1.3, whole genome shotgun sequence nucleotide sequence aaaAACGAAGCTGACGTGTCGAGCGTTatcccttcgtcgtcactttccgatcaGATAACGAAGATGAGGTTTCTAAAAGTAGCCCTTCTTTAGACCGACGGGCTAACGGGCGAAGATCTCCGACAAAGGGCCAACgatcgaaacgtcagcttcgttatttTCTTACGGTGGAGACTTCCGTGATTGTTTAATTGTCTCTTGGCCCTTTTGCCCTCAAGTCATCCTTGAGTTTGACGGGTTCTTACAACGCAGGGTGAGCCCTGAAGGACTGCCTGTCTGCAAGCCTGACTGAAAGTGTGAATGAATGGCCTGACTGAAAAGCTACAACACTTTAAAATAACTGCGTAGACAGCGCAGAACCACTACGCACCTGTATTCCATGCGCTCCTCCACTTGTTAAATAGATGTCTTCAATGTCGGCTTCATACCCGTCTCTCCTGGAAATGAACTGGGCCACGTGTTCGCGAATAATTCTTAATCCTGAGACTTCAGTGTAGGAagcttttcaaaaacaaaaaattatgagAAGAGGACCTTACCTTGAATACACTGTTAACTTCAATCTTTACGTTGAATGAATTTACGTAGAGCACGCTGAGCAGGCAcgaataaaattttaattaaaattgtttttgttcttaattaacaatagcaataatttcataatttaaatttttaatctatttttattatttttctttaaacataatttttgtaaatttcaagaaaagtaTTAGCTTTAATCTACCAATTCAAGACAATTTTGTAGCTCTATATTTTGTTGCTCAAGGTCCCCCTACTTTCAGCCTTGACTAAGGTTTACTATAAACCCCACGACAAGTTTTCCAGTTTGCAAAGGAGTGAACTATTTTAACTCACCAATAGAGAATCCTGGTTTTGCCTCAAGGATCCTTTGTGCCTTTTCTTTGATATCTCGAGGGTAGTTTGGATCATCAACAAAATGTGGACAAAGCAGGCATGAGAGTAACTATAAAAATACATATAATTTTATAATGACTATAATGAAATAATGAAGTTGAGAATTAATGATCTGTAGCAAAGAAATTCCTTGCTACAGCAGTTAAAATTATGCACAGTATTGCAACATTCAAAGGAaatacaataacaatattgtgATCTGGAGGGAGTGGGAAAGGTATTAAAAGGTGCTGGATCATGTGTAATAAAGGCCTCTGTTGGTTGACATTCTTGGCCACTATGTCGACCAACTGTCACTTGACATATCGGCCAAAAGTATCGACTGATAATCCGTCAACAGAGGCCTTTATTACACATCATCCAAGGAGCTTAACTTATATTTGGAGCTCCCTAATTACCACCACGTGGAGGTGTGGACCTGCGTGCCAGAGTTCTTGAGTACCATAAGAGTTGGGCTCCAGAGCTCCAGCATACCATTTAACAACTCTGTTGAGAGCCCAGCCACCTGTTGTTCCTTGGACCTACAAAGCTGTAACTCAAGAGGACAGCGATATCTAATGATGAATCCAGCTAGATTTGAGAAATGCACAACACTGACGAAAATGCACTATAATGCATCAATTGATCAATACTAACCTGAGAGCTTAAAAATTTCTCTGGGCCCTCAATATTAACTATTTAGTGATCCCAGCTGTGACCGGGGCATCAACACATTGATATCATGCACCAACATTAATTTACTCCCACTGACAGAACAACAATAAGTTAATAATACGTATTAATTGACCTACCGACACTTTGATATGATACAAgaacattttatttaatttactttCCTGTAATAACAAtcagttaataatatacaactatcccccgaaggggaggtgaatagtggtggatatataccttgacacttcgcgtctcggtatatatcgaCCGCTCTTCACTggccctgagggggatagttgtttagtatttaccaaatcagatggataaacaAGACGCTTcgtcaatttcttcttctaagaCTTTTGtaaaacgacgcgccatttttatccccgtttgcaaaacagtgaatatccaaggatattccaagttacgggagccaatcaaaatgcgcgaaaattgctatccactgatttggtaaatactaataactCTCAATGACCTACCTGTCTCAATGATGTAATAGGTTGCTGTCCAAATGCATGAGGGTCTCCAAATAGTTTTATAACTTCATCAAATGGCTTTTCTTCAcactaaaaaaacaaaatgaaaattaggtTATAACAAGTATGAAACAGACCCTCTTTGTGCCCAGTGGCCAGTTTTAGGATCAGGGTTAAGTCTAACTTAATCGGCACCTTTTGTGGGGGTGATTTCTTTACATGCTTTCTGATGTCTGCAAAAAGGGACGAGGCATGCTCAGTGAATTAGCTATCgttgaaacaacaaaaaccaaggGAATGGTAACTGTAGGCCTTAAACATAGTTAGTAGACTAACTATGCCTTAAATAAGCTTGAAATCTGCCTGACTGACAATGCTAATTTTGGGCTTAGGAAGTTTATATGCACATAATTTTTATCAAGCTCTTGTCATACTGCATGTactatcaaaagttaataattGTGTTAGAGTGATAAACTTAGTAATGGCGTAATTTCCCAAATACAGTCACCATTTTAAGATATCTATGAAGTATTAATAGAACTGGCATATCAAATCCAACTTGAAAGggtaataataaattattattaccctTTCAAGTTGGATTTGATATGCCTGttctattattataatattattttgtacaATGTGGCACTAATTATGGTTAAAAACTACATTACCATAACTtggttttgatgaaaaaaaaaatgaattcagaTTTATACATAACAATTAATGCAATACAGACAAATAATAGACAGGATATTATTGTAGTGCAGTGTTGTTCAAAATGTTACTCTTGAAAGAAACATAATAATTTTCAAGTATATATTGATCAACAACATATAGCATCTCAATCTAGAAAgacaatttctttatttactttcaatattcagtaattttttgtACTTATGAATCTTGGGTCCTTTCCTTTTATAAAGGCAGTGAGAGTTGTTGAATTGTCCTCTGTCTAGGCCATTGAATATCATTCAAGATTACAGTACTCAGAAAGATATTATTCAAATTACTAATCACATGAAATTATATGGTTGGAGGTCATTCCAGCAATGACCAAACCCAGTTTTATGACTATAATTTAAAAAGCCAGTAGCTTTTATCAACTTTAATTCATATAGTTAAACAAGTATTTAACCTTTTCAAGTCATATAATtgcaaaaattcaaaggaTAGGCATCGACTACTGTCTTTTATTGAGTCCACTGCATTgctatcataataataataataatcatcatcagcAACATAATATCCTTATTCTTGGTGATGGTGCTCTTGtcattactcaggcatgatgtgtacaactgtccaattacaagtGCATGACGTGCAACTGTCCAATTAATGctcaaatcagggctgctgatgaccaatcagattgaagaattttgatatacTGTAGTTAcaattaccattattattaccaCTATTACTGCTGTATTTTTATCAATTTAGTGTTTAATAAAGGGGACATGTATTTTAGCATGACTTTTGTTGTAACTATCTGGAACTCtgcttttaggcttggctaactctataaaaaatattatttactgGATGAAAACAGTCACATTTTTTAGAGGGACAAATCTGTACTGAGATGACAAACTGCAGTGGCTATATATACTTGTGagtaaataaaacaattattgttaccTCAGACTAACTAGAAACTGTTTGATATTTAATAAGAAATTTAACACTACTGTGGTTGCATGCCTTACTATTCAAACCTTGAAGAGTGTGGAGTGTTTGACCACCTGCTctagaattctcccaacctcACAGAATTCTCTGTAAGCCAGGGCAAACACAGAACATGCCTTAACAAAACCATATTTTAAGCATCAAGTAGTAATAGCcaatcaatatttttttagcaAATTCTCCATATTTtaacaaagtgaaaaaactTTACATTCCTTAATCACCTAAATGTGTGTTTTCagcaaatgttgaaaaattcaatttacatgaaatttaatttgaagGTCAAGAAATGCTTTGTCAGACCTGCTCACAGGTGGTGTCAAAACTCTCTAAATGCACTGGGTAATATCAACATATGTGTTAACCAACCAGAACACATAAATTCTGTCCAAGTTATTTTAACTTATAAAATACTGGGTGGTTATGATTACCAGTACTATGACAGCATGTTTCAACAGCCTATTCGCTATGTCAGACAAAGGGATTTAAACCACAAGCAAAATGagtgttaattttctttactgCTCCGTTAACTCGCATAATGCAGAAGGCTACTTACTATGGCCATTCAGAAATTCATACTGAACTAATATCAGGGGCACTTGTTTTGATTCATGCGTGCAGTCTGACGTAGAAACAATCTTTGCTTCCAATCTTGACCATTAGCATTTTCTAATCAAGCATTAAATCAACCCTGAACATTTACTTTCCTTCTTAGTTATCagtcatttgcatttttctttttaggaaATAAGACGAAACCACCAGTTTACAGTAGCCTTGAGCCAAATGTGGCCGCAGTTAAACAGCAAATGACGTTTGTAATGAGTGGCCAGTGAAAATGGACCTGTTCTTAGGACCCGtccaaaatataaaaagaagCCTATGAAGTATAacgtggctaatttttgcaagtttcTTCACGCAAATCTCTTTCACAACCCTGTGTATTGCGTAATATATATGCGTTGACAAAGAATAACGAATGACAGGCAGCAAAGTACACCTTTTTTGGGCACTTTTTTCAGATATGGCTTACCGAAAAGACCAGTATGACTGAGAGAACTGTTTATGAAATGATCATCCTTGATCTGAGGCGAGCAAGGTTAGTTTGACTGGAAGTACAGTAGTTCTAAGTTCGGTTTTATTTGCCGATTCGGGCGACCAGTTCTGCAAATTATTATGGCAGAAAGCGCCTTGATAATGAAAACGTGCTCCAcctttatttttaaacttggTCATGATCTTCGATTTCACTCACCCTTGCTAACTCCAGCCTGATCTGGTTTGCACGCGCATCGATCCATCCTCGGGCATTTCTGGCCCTCTGGTGCACAAGGCTAACTGTCTTGTCGGTGATGATTTCCTCTGCGGCCATCAAAAATAGCTAATTTCCAATGCgtacaaacaaatcaacctTACAAAACCACCTCCCGGTGATATTGGAATCTCGTGGTTTCCTGGGTGTCCTGTTTTATAATACGGACAAACGCCGGGCATGCGCAAATGGGCACATTTTTTGGTAGTCGCGCACCAATTTCCCGCGCAAAAATTTAAAGGAGAACGTGGGAAACAACCGGTGACACGTAAaatttacgaaaaaaaaattgaaacgtTCATAGTAATCTGCAAACGGAAAAGAAAGTAGGTAAAACGGAAGAAAAAGGTAagacttttcagacaaaaggtAAGACTTTCCAGACACAAAGTTTATTAAATTACAAGTATTCTGTTGATTTACCACTTTGTTTTGAGCTTTTCCAAAAAAAGCTATATGTATTTATATGTTGTAACGTTACATCAGGAATAGACCCACTTCCCTTCTGATTCGGtcgtgaacaaaagatgcttgctttttcgcaagttttgaAGCCTACAAAATGGTAGGATTTGCTAGAAGGAGGAAAAAATGGCAACATTGCGTTTCGAACaggtgcaaagattcattttagcgaaaaaaacattttggagTTAGGGGCACTTTAAGGCTATTCAAGCGTTTCGCCCGGTTATCGTCGAATCTTGCAGATTCATACGTTGCACTTTTCAGAGTTGAAATCGCAGCGTctgtttaacaaatagattccatgttgccgtgcgtctgttcagtaatagatcacagatgacgtcaaaatgtggtaagaacaaaaaagtggcacacgaggcgcagccgagtgtgtcactgatgttcttaccacattttgacgtcctctgtgatctattactgaacagacgcacggcaacatggaatctatttgttttatataataaaaaaattaaaatacacggaaaaaatgcccttttatttgaaatttcgccactttgacagacacgaaaatagcactgacgtgatcttatgtctataaaaaatgaagcgaactgattggttgctatgcttagcaaagaattgtgattggttcaaattcaaaattcaaaaattcaaaaaaacttgaatcgagcgctgtcgtcatctgtgcgtctgtcctctaatagatcataggcgagaaccaattagaatgcgagaattacttgggttattatataatggTCAATAGTAAAAGTTATGGAGATAGAAGGGTATCCAGTATGCAGGAGAAGGTACGGACGTTTATTTTCGAAAAAATAGCGAATTTAGGACATCACCTAGTCTTGTGTTTCTGTCCTTACAAAACATGAGCTTGTTTGTATATATCTATAACAATATCATAATGGCCATTaattaaattgaacaaaaatgtATCATCTCTAACGAACCTCATCTACATGGTAATACATGGCTATACATTGAAGTATATGGTTATCTATGGTAATATATGGCTTAACATCTAAATGTATGCACATTATGCATATGACACATTTTAATAGGAGTACTTAAAAAGGTACGTACTAAACCTTTAACGAAAATCGCtggacattttaaatttcaatataAACTGCCATATACCCGTCACTGTTTCATGCAGCTGTTGCTAGAGAATGGGTAAAGGAGCCGCGGGTGTAGCCAGCTTTTCGACTTGTTGTAGGCCCGTAAGTGTCTTCCAAAATTTGCGAGTCAGACTACCGTAAAAATTCTGGTAGGttggaaaaaagttttgacCCTGGCCAACGGGCGAACAGGTTTTCTACGTCCCTGGGAACTactcaaaatattttcagagttccGGGTAGGAATGGAACACACGACCTCCGTAACGCTATTCGGTCTCCAATTGTTCCTTCAtccgttgccaagcaaccgTCATTTACATCATTCGCACACAGGTGCATTCAACGCCATTCCATCTTTCGTATGAGCAATATTTTTGCTGGTAAAACTAGTAATGAATTATCctttaaaatgcaacaaaggtaAAAGCGACTTAGGTCACTGAATGTGACCATTTTATTCAGTCTCATAACTATTCAATGGCATGAAAGGTTCCAATTTGAggttgcaaaaattaaaaaataaaaaaggctTTCACTTCTCAACTGTCAGTACCTCCTGCCCAGCGCaattaatgcaaaaacaaGTGAATATTTTTCCTTCTAACTAGTAATGAAAGATACAAAATGTCGCCAAACTGAAATCTACTTTTGTCGCTAGTTATGACTACTTTGTAGCGGTACGAGCGTTTCTTACTGCGATTTCGTTTCGACCTAAACGCCTGGTGAATCTGAAGCAAATCGGGAAGGGAGCTGGTTCATTatatacatactgagatttACTCACAGTTTTCTTCATGAGAAATTCCACTTAAAAAATTGTGATAGCCAATCACAGCAGCGAAATGGCCTTCTCACACGTGCGTAAAGCGTTTCGTTCAATCAGGAGAGACTTGTCAAAACATACCACTGATTTCATTCAAGAAGTTCAAGTTCATTGCGTGAAAACTTGCGTAGCGAGAAAACTTTCGTAccaaaagtacaaaaatacCCGCACTTTTAGCAATGGCTCAAGGATCCACGAGATTTGAACATTTAGAAAGGTCAACTGACGACTATATTATCgagcaacaaaacaaatatacaAGAGCTAAGAAGACGAGAGATGTGAAGTTACTCAATGAATTTCTGAGAGAAAAACACGACCAAAGAAATCCACAAGACATCGAATTGAACGAATATCTCTGCGAATTTATAATTTATCCTTAGTGTGCAGCAAAAAGACGGCAAAGACTTTGAACCTTCAAGTCTTAGAGGtatgttttcaagttttaatcGACATTGAAAGAATGCAAATTTCAAGCCTTGATTTAACTTATAAGGCACTTTTCTAAAGCTTAAGTTATTTAGAAAGCTTTCAAACTAAATGGATACTTGTAAAAGCAATTTAAATAAATCATCTTCAATTTCAAGAAAATCTCAGTAtgcatataataaacaaacttCATCATGGAAAGTGCTTTTGTACGATATTTACGCACTCgtttgttttcacaaaactcaCTCGCTCGCAAAGCCTCGCTCGTTcgttttgtgaaaacaaacTCGTGCCTATATATCGTACGTCAATACTTTCCATGAAGAAATCTATATATCTGCTATGTGCTGCATGATCCATAGAGCCGCGATCTTTTCCGCCAGCGCCACGGATCGAGAGCTCTGACAGGGTCCAAATTTCAGTACGAGAATCTCGGCCTTCCGGTTAACTGTGTAGCGCGGAGTTTGGAGTGCTTATGACTAACCAAGTTAAGATAGATCTCTTCCACGAAGCTCTGAATTACGCCTGTCAACTCTCAGGTGCCACCGATCTTAAGTTGAAGGAGAAGCAGTACGAAGTTTTGAAATCTGTGGTTCTCGGAAACAAAGATGTGTTGGCGATCCTGTTCACTGCTATCCGTCATCTCAagcaatttttaaatcgaaCATTTTCTCTAGGGCTCGTACCATCTTTTCACCTTTGGCTTTGTCCCCAAACAAATACATCAAGtgatttttgaaaacaatgttGTCGTTGCATGTTCTGCCAACATTCGTATTACGTTGGAGTTTCACCATCATTGGCCGTGTTGAAGTTCTAATCATTTCCGgtttatttccttttgaacCGACTAGGACCAGTCAGAGCTCTCGATCCATGACCCTAGCGAAGTAGATCTCGTTTCTTGGGGAGAGCATGACACGACAGGTCCTTTGAGGGATTGGCAACGACGCACTGGAATAGAAAGATAATTGCGGTAGTCATTTACGTCACCCTTGCATCGTAGAGGGGTGTCGGTAGCTCCTTTTCGTACGTCGTCAAACGAGGGGGCATAAATGACTTCGCCAGGGGTAGGTTTTCTCTTTACTAACGTGCGCTGTGTCTTCAATTGACCCACTTCAATGGAGCGCCGAACCTTGCTTGCTAACTTCTCCACATTCTCTTCCATCTTCTTTTCCATATCTTTCATCATCTCCCTTTGCTTGAAAGTTACCAGTTGGAGACTTGCAACAGCATGGTTCAAATTGAGAATCTCATCTTGGCAGGCTTCCATGGATTTTTTCAActctttattgttttcttctgaCTCGTGAAACTTTTGTCTGAGATCTTTCAAGCTGTCAAGCTCTCTTTTCGCGCTAACAAGAGCACCCCACGCCATCTCTAAATGGTCCTCCAAGGTCGCCTCGTTGTGATCATTCAAATAAGCTCTCTTGTCCTacgaaaaaaaggaacaaaacgATAGTCTGACATTGAGTTCTTTCCTAGGAGCTGTTATATCTTTTAGTTGGCCCTAACCTCTTTGAAATAGGCTTGCTTGTTTGGTACGAGAACGAAAGCACTAAGTGGAGCTTCAAGGGAATAACTTACATTTCAGTaagttgaaaagaaacaaaaagacaaatgaAGCTCGaccctggggcccgtttctcgaaagtcccgagaacttttcgggcccgaaaagccagtcgtaaaactacgacctgcttattctgtaaagctggtcttttcatatgttgtaaagggaataaaaataaaaataactgcaaagtttcgtgcctcgagaccccttcgttttgaagattcaaagagaattatgtcacccgaaatacgcccgaatagtttcgggactttcgagaaacaggcccctggttTCTTTTCATAGAGGGACATCGGCATTCACATTTTGTCGTATCTCTATCACTAACTGCGACCAAGAGTCACAGACAAAAATATACTTTCGGATGGGCTCGTCACTGAGCCCTCGATGGGGAAAGACTAGAGATGTAAATATACCATCTCACAAACCAGTGTGTACACAACTCATCTCTTGAGGCATTAAGATCGTTCATATGTAATTGTTCATAGAGAACAATAGTTTCATGCGATTGAACAAACCTGGAATGGACAACCAGCACTGGAgtataaacaggaaacaatagTTTCAAGGCATTTCTCTGAAACGTGCTCAGCCATCTACAAGAAAAACCGGCCGCAACATTTCTAAAACTTAAGATCCCATACAAACGAAGAAGGGACACTTCAGTATACGCAAAACAGCAAAACGTTTCACGTGCCGCCTATGACCGTTCTGGGGTTTAAATATGCTCGCGTTATGTGCTCAGTCATAACAGCTCTCGTAAAGTACCATGTGGTTGGTTCGATGCccaaagcaaaagaataaaaagCCGAAGCAAAGAATCGCAGCAGTTGTTTGGCCTTTTGTCTCTGAGTTTGAGCATCGAACCAATCATATTGTTCCACAGGAGAGCTTCGGAACCACTGGAACAAACATTGTTTAAGTGGGGTTACATGCTGATGGTTGCTTGAACCCGGCggaatttcaaaattccaACATTAGGATGTTTAAGAAtgtacgacggcaactgcgaGGAAAACGTTGCATTAAAATAGAAGTTAATTAGCGTGGAGTTAAGCTTTGCGATTATAAGTGTACTTATAAGAATTACAGACTTActgttgtcgtcagaacctcaaataaaaaaattcacgtCGTCCTtaggcagactacgtcaaaaatttgcaccaaaaagcgtgccgcacgtgcagcacgattaatttttctcattttactTAATCAATGATATTATCGATTTGCGACGTTGTCGTcgctgttgccgtcgtcgtttcttaaactccctacttCACACAACGGCGACGCCACCAAGCAATAAGTTGAACGAAGAAATCTTCACATGATGCAATTGCACAGCGTTGGCTCAGTTACACCGTAAACCTTTGgttattttttattctctACCATTAGTTCAAATTCGTCTGTACCAAACTAGTAAAAAATGCTTCGACAATATCGTAGATGGTGAATGCGATGGAGCATCTTGAGTACTAACAAGAAAAGAGAGCAGACTTTACATAAATGGGGGCTAAATTTTGACGAAACGCTTT carries:
- the LOC141875600 gene encoding TNF receptor-associated factor 5-like isoform X2, whose product is MSVKVAKSELSWSDNPICPNDRQEIEEEGGFFTDKAWTRDILSLRVNCKQNTRGCDWIGEVRHAEEHQRDCPHEDTACSGCGENIQRRLLETHLDDECPKRIVECAFCQDEFYFIQKQEHEEKYCKRFPLPCKNNCGHKNIPREEMAEHVSEKCLETIVSCLYSSAGCPFQDKRAYLNDHNEATLEDHLEMAWGALVSAKRELDSLKDLRQKFHESEENNKELKKSMEACQDEILNLNHAVASLQLVTFKQREMMKDMEKKMEENVEKLASKVRRSIEVGQLKTQRTLVKRKPTPGEVIYAPSFDDVRKGATDTPLRCKGDVNDYRNYLSIPVRRCQSLKGPVVSCSPQETRSTSLGSWIESSDWS